Proteins co-encoded in one Malus domestica chromosome 09, GDT2T_hap1 genomic window:
- the LOC103443925 gene encoding uncharacterized protein: protein MDWFSWLSKTGLEPSLVYEYGLAFAHNELEEEDIFYFNHEFLQSMGISIAKHRLEILKIARKAKGMNTPRPMRKLLVAIKRTKRCLAEYIGTWVRRDQDSMALALVTRPSNHRTRFRGAMLKRNKKLITAKQGSRLLLTNGSPLVVSAGPHHVDSVLSPVVYDLRKEEKMMDGDEANDDGYWCTGVKEMRWDTMFQDLKPT, encoded by the coding sequence ATGGACTGGTTCTCATGGTTGTCGAAAACCGGCCTAGAGCCGTCGCTTGTGTACGAGTACGGCCTTGCTTTTGCACACAATGAGCTAGAAGAAGAGGACATTTTCTACTTCAACCATGAGTTTCTTCAAAGCATGGGAATTTCCATAGCCAAACACAGGCTAGAAATCCTCAAGATTGCTAGAAAAGCAAAGGGTATGAACACTCCGCGTCCAATGCGAAAGCTTTTGGTGGCAATCAAGAGGACTAAGAGGTGTTTGGCCGAGTACATAGGGACGTGGGTTCGCCGCGATCAGGACTCAATGGCGCTGGCGCTCGTGACAAGGCCAAGCAATCACAGGACAAGGTTTAGAGGAGCCATGCTTAAGAGGAACAAGAAGCTGATCACGGCCAAGCAAGGCAGCCGGTTGCTGCTCACGAATGGGAGTCCTCTGGTGGTTTCTGCCGGGCCTCATCACGTCGATAGCGTTTTGAGTCCGGTGGTGTATGATCTACGAAAGGAAGAAAAGATGATGGACGGTGATGAAGCAAACGACGATGGTTATTGGTGTACTGGAGTTAAAGAAATGAGGTGGGATACCATGTTCCAGGACTTGAAACCTACTTGA